In one Capricornis sumatraensis isolate serow.1 chromosome 1, serow.2, whole genome shotgun sequence genomic region, the following are encoded:
- the KLF11 gene encoding Krueppel-like factor 11: protein MHTPGSAGPGDAPRVDIMDICESILERKRHDSERSTCSILEQNDMEAVEALVCMSSWGQRSQKADLLKIRPLTPVSDSGDVTTSVHVDTAPSELPKDFHSLSTLCMTPPQSPDLLEPLTGTVVPPQVTASKAPVVVAVPPASAGAARVLSRTAEGVLPGLKPELLEPAASPPCRATVTGITGHAGGSPASAHHSCPTAQTQEQQLPTCTEGEAQFLGHVETLQGMHLTDSLLSVNSVSCQPCSHKSSGLIPTNKGQQAGWPVAIQTCSPKNYENDLARKATPLISVPIPSPPILCQMIPVTGPSGLLPAVLKPPPQVSAGLVKPVLPHAAPAPPPVFVGTSVPQGTVMLLLPQGALPQPTTCSAGSMPVGNTRFLPLAPAPVFIASSQSCAPQVDFSRRRNYVCHFPGCRKTYFKSSHLKAHLRTHTGEKPFSCSWDGCNKKFARSDELSRHRRTHTGEKKFVCPVCDRRFMRSDHLTKHARRHMATKRVPGWQAAVSRLNRVASAEDPGSPLEPECAPASS, encoded by the exons ATGCACACGCCGGGCTCCGCGGGCCCGGGCGACGCGCCGCGC GTTGACATCATGGACATATGTGAGTCAATCCTGGAGAGGAAACGGCACGACAGCGAGAGGTCCACATGCAGCATCTTGGAGCAGAATGACATGGAAGCTGTTGAGGCTCTTGTTTGCATGAGCTCCTGGGGTCAGAGATCTCAGAAAGCTGACCTGTTGAAGATCAGACCCCTCACACCCGTCTCTGACTCTGGGGATGTCACCACGTCAGTGCATGTGGACACGGCcccatctgagctaccaaaggACTTCCATTCTCTATCAACTCTG tgcatgaCTCCTCCTCAGAGCCCTGACCTCCTGGAACCATTGACTGGGACAGTTGTTCCTCCCCAAGTAACTGCTTCCAAAGCCCCCGTGGTCGTGGCGGTCCCCCCAGCCTCTGCTGGGGCTGCCAGAGTGCTGAGCAGGACAGCGGAGGGGGTCCTGCCTGGTCTGAAACCTGAGCTGCTGGAGCCAGCTGCCAGCCCGCCCTGCAGGGCCACGGTAACAGGTATCACTGGCCACGCTGGCGGGAGTCCCGCTTCTGCCCATCACTCCTGTCCCACGGCCCAGACTCAAGAACAGCAACTTCCAACTTGCACAGAAGGAGAAGCACAGTTCCTGGGACATGTTGAAACTTTGCAGGGCATGCACCTCACAGACAGTTTACTCAGCGTGAACTCAGTGTCCTGTCAGCCTTGCTCGCACAAGTCCAGTGGCCTGATCCCCACCAACAAAGGCCAGCAGGCAGGGTGGCCCGTTGCAATTCAGACCTGCTCACCAAAGAATTATGAAAACGACTTGGCAAGGAAAGCCACTCCTCTGATCTCTGTCCCCATTCCTAGTCCCCCCATCCTCTGCCAAATGATCCCTGTGACTGGACCCAGTGGCCTGTTACCAGCCGTTCTGAAGCCGCCTCCCCAGGTGTCTGCGGGGCTTGTCAAGCCTGTCTTGCCCCATGCGGCTCCCGCACCCCCGCCTGTGTTCGTGGGAACGTCTGTGCCTCAGGGAACCGTGATGCTGCTTCTGCCGCAGggggccctcccccagcccaccaCATGCTCAGCCGGCAGCATGCCTGTCGGGAACACCAGATTCCTGCCCCTTGCCCCtgctccagtgttcattgcatcCAGTCAGAGCTGTGCCCCTCAGGTAGACTTTTCCCGAAGGAGGAACTATGTTTGCCATTTCCCAGGCTGCCGGAAAACCTACTTCAAAAGTTCCCACCTCAAGGCTCATCTTCGCACTCACACAG GAGAGAAGCCTTTCAGCTGCAGCTGGGACGGCTGCAACAAGAAATTTGCTCGTTCAGATGAACTCTCTCGCCACCGCAGAACTCACACCGGGGAGAAGAAATTTGTGTGCCCAGTGTGCGACCGGCGTTTCATGCGCAGTGACCACCTGACAAAGCACGCCCGGCGCCACATGGCCACCAAGAGGGTCCCCGGCTGGCAGGCAGCGGTCAGCAGGCTGAACAGAGTGGCCTCTGCGGAGGACCCTGGGAGCCCACTGGAGCCGGAGTGCGCGCCAGCCTCCTCCTGA